The Thermodesulfobacteriota bacterium genome includes a region encoding these proteins:
- a CDS encoding PHP domain-containing protein — translation MIDLHIHTIASSDGQHAPEEIFALAGRHGLKAIAFADHNSVGSVPEGVRLGKETGIEFVPAIEINTFYSDLDLHLLAYFIDYEGTSVQDWLAAIRVEKEKQALGRIARLQELGFVLTEEDVRRHSGGKIPTGYSYLKAILDRKENKEDPRLKTYTEGNGARSPYYRFYHDWLKGGRPVYVPIEALATPGVIRQVLKWKAVPVLAHPMDTPDAIIIGLIEAGLMGLEVYNSYHSAERVKHLEAIAGEHNLLMTSGSDFHGRKMKPDIEMGRLQGNKMFLLDALKAAKARLDAAS, via the coding sequence ATGATTGATTTACACATACATACCATAGCCAGTTCCGACGGACAGCACGCCCCGGAGGAGATATTTGCCCTGGCCGGGAGGCATGGCCTTAAGGCTATTGCCTTTGCCGACCATAACAGCGTGGGCAGTGTGCCGGAAGGGGTTCGCCTGGGAAAAGAGACCGGCATAGAGTTCGTGCCGGCCATAGAGATCAACACCTTCTATTCAGACCTTGACCTGCACCTCCTGGCCTATTTTATCGATTATGAAGGCACATCTGTTCAGGACTGGCTGGCTGCCATACGGGTAGAAAAGGAAAAGCAGGCGCTGGGGAGGATCGCCAGGCTGCAGGAATTGGGTTTTGTCCTCACGGAAGAAGACGTGCGCCGGCATTCGGGCGGTAAGATTCCAACCGGATATTCTTATCTCAAGGCCATCTTGGACCGAAAAGAAAATAAGGAAGATCCCAGGCTCAAGACATATACCGAAGGAAATGGCGCCAGGTCGCCTTACTATCGTTTCTATCATGATTGGCTGAAGGGCGGGAGACCGGTCTACGTGCCCATTGAAGCCCTGGCCACACCCGGCGTCATAAGGCAGGTACTGAAGTGGAAGGCTGTTCCTGTTTTGGCTCATCCCATGGACACGCCGGATGCCATCATTATAGGCCTTATAGAGGCCGGTTTGATGGGTCTGGAGGTCTATAACAGCTACCACAGCGCGGAGCGGGTTAAACATCTCGAGGCCATAGCCGGGGAACACAACCTCCTTATGACCAGCGGCTCTGATTTCCACGGCCGGAAGATGAAGCCGGATATCGAAATGGGGAGATTGCAGGGAAACAAGATGTTCCTCCTTGATGCCCTCAAAGCGGCTAAGGCCCGTCTTGATGCGGCTTCCTGA
- the smpB gene encoding SsrA-binding protein SmpB → MSVKVVCQNKKASHEYFITERYEAGLVLTGSEVKSLRQGKATLADGYAQVVGNEVLLYNVHISPYSHTHHEEQAPTRTRKVLFHRQEIRRLIGKIQEKGLTLIPTKIYFKNGWVKVELALAKGKKLYDKRESIKRREEEREIAKRYRGRN, encoded by the coding sequence TTGAGTGTAAAGGTAGTCTGCCAGAATAAGAAGGCATCGCATGAGTATTTTATCACTGAAAGATATGAAGCAGGTTTGGTACTTACGGGAAGTGAGGTCAAGTCCCTGCGGCAAGGAAAGGCGACCCTGGCCGATGGTTATGCGCAGGTAGTGGGTAACGAGGTCTTGCTGTATAATGTGCACATAAGTCCGTATTCCCATACGCACCATGAGGAGCAGGCCCCAACCCGCACCCGCAAGGTTTTGTTCCACCGGCAGGAGATAAGAAGGCTGATCGGTAAGATACAGGAGAAGGGATTAACGCTCATACCGACCAAGATATATTTTAAAAATGGCTGGGTGAAGGTAGAGCTGGCCCTGGCCAAGGGTAAAAAGTTATATGATAAAAGAGAGAGTATAAAGAGGAGGGAAGAAGAAAGGGAGATAGCCAAGCGCTATCGAGGTCGAAACTGA
- a CDS encoding CopG family transcriptional regulator, producing the protein MKSKIKHTNEPMGELRVVKDFLPPPDQLVLKEENVKVTIALKKSSIDFFKKEAKKQHTSYQKMIRQVIDWYASHYKNQKSA; encoded by the coding sequence ATGAAGAGCAAAATAAAGCACACGAATGAACCGATGGGTGAGTTAAGAGTTGTTAAGGATTTTCTTCCGCCGCCGGACCAGTTGGTCTTGAAAGAGGAAAACGTGAAAGTAACGATTGCCCTGAAAAAATCGAGCATTGATTTTTTTAAAAAAGAAGCAAAGAAACAGCACACCTCGTATCAAAAGATGATCAGACAGGTTATAGATTGGTATGCTTCACACTATAAAAATCAAAAAAGCGCCTAA